In Taeniopygia guttata chromosome 2, bTaeGut7.mat, whole genome shotgun sequence, one genomic interval encodes:
- the LOC105758978 gene encoding MARVEL domain-containing protein 3 isoform X2 has translation MRTIDLIDTRKTEEQEKHTHTMEGILKFVEITVNLLVLICVGASQASVAGFTSLGGLGSFNLNSAYSPFEGTELQEVRELDMQFTQMRAPCVYGGVAFSLTVATLTLVFLVVGAKPIQQLRTGLLVGECAFSLLAGLAYLAAVGLYLHLVRQVNATEVCRRRERLYARRGYTSMNCDVQGGDAAVSLFGVVASCLYFASFVLCILAIRTVRAFQSHAAKAQHSPKGSAGDRSVRNHHAVHRPSESSHNIQALATLV, from the coding sequence GCATTTTGAAGTTTGTGGAAATCACGGTTAACCTCCTGGTGCTGATTTGTGTGGGCGCTTCCCAAGCCTCCGTTGCAGGCTTCACGTCCCTTGGAGGCTTAGGATCCTTTAACCTGAATTCGGCCTACAGCCCCTTTGAGGGCACGGAGCTGCAGGAGGTGAGGGAGCTGGACATGCAGTTCACCCAGATGAGAGCCCCTTGCGTGTACGGCGGCGTAGCCTTCAGCTTAACAGTGGCCACTCTCACCCTCGTCTTCCTCGTCGTGGGGGCAAAACCCATCCAGCAGCTCCGGACAGGGCTCCTGGTAGGCGAATGTGCCTTCAGCCTGCTGGCTGGCCTGGCGTACCTGGCGGCCGTGGGGCTGTACCTGCACTTGGTCAGGCAGGTGAACGCCACCGAGGTGTGCAGGAGGCGCGAGCGGCTCTACGCGCGCCGTGGCTACACCTCCATGAACTGCGACGTCCAGGGCGGCGACGCGGCCGTCAGCCTCTTCGGGGTCGTCGCTTCCTGCCTGTATTTTGCCAGCTTTGTGCTCTGCATCCTTGCTATCCGCACCGTGCGGGCCTTCCAGAGCCACGCAGCCaaggctcagcacagccccaagGGCAGCGCTGGAGACAGAAGTGTCAGAAACCACCACGCCGTGCACAGGCCCTCTGAAAGCTCCCACAACATCCAGGCTCTCGCCACGTTAGTGTGA